AACTTCATAACAAGGTTGTCTTCGGATTTCATATTTGTGTCTAGTTACTACAACATTGTTTTTATGTAAACAAACATGTGAAGTAAAATTGAAGCCCTCCAAATCGCcattttgcaattttattatatcttctgaaatgaagataaatcacataaaatataaaataatacacaATTAAGTCTGTTGtcattcttttcttaaaattttgataaaaataatagatCAAAATGAAGTTTTGTAACGAGGAGTTCAAGTCCATCTTATAAATGACCTATAAAAGTTATattgtgtatttattttttacattgTGATTGATATATTATTAGAGATGAAAGGTAGAATTGTAAAATATGACGATttgaaagctttttttttttccggaaAATCCttatattaaatgaaaaaaatccaaCTGGCCAGTAACATCGACGAGCAAGGATCTTAAGAATTGAATATATTGACACAAACCGCTGACTCTCTATATTGATCGAGAACGTTGATCCTAGAAAGAGCGTTCCATGGtctttaacaacaacaaaaaaggttGTTGCATGGAAGATTTTTCACCGTTGTTTGTCTTGAAGTGAAATTTTAATGTCTAGCTCCACCACTATTTTGCGTCAATTTTCTTctaagaataaaacaaaaaggaaaaggagaaGCAATTGCATTGAAGTGgtgaacaaaattaaagtcTCAACATCAAAGTTGATGACTTCATACATATAATTTCACACCTAAGAGACTAATTTCACACTGctagcaaaaataaaaatcaaaccttcaTCATGGGTCAActcttaattaaaaatctaatttattaAGTTCTCTCCTATCTAGGTATTTATATGtagtgttgttgttttaagaactaaaattaaatatcaagaaaagaaataagcTTGAAACGGAGTCGCGAAAAAAACAGGGTTTACAGTTTGATATAACACTGTATCGATGGAATGTGAAGTATAATGTTTTGATAATTACCAATCATAAAAGCATTATTAAAATCGATATTTTCGGCTTTTTACACCACTACTTTGTAAcgtttttaactattttttatcGTTTGCCGCTAAACAGTTTATATCGTTTTTGTGTTATCCGTCAGAccctaaaaactaaaatggaaaaatacaAGTTAACTTGTACATTACGTATGAGGAAGAGACATTATAATTTGAGCAAAAAATATGACAGTTTTAGGGGCACGATGCTAGAGGAAAGAGATTCAAGTAAAGGTATGTCAATTTAGGTTTAAAATGAGATTTGgtataataattttcttaattgttttgacACTACAAGAAATATCCACATTCTTAGCAAGTTAGAAGCGCTGTATTTGTTTATCCACATTATTTATAATAGTTTGATTTGctataataattttcttaataatttgaaaaaaaattgttatcacATAGAAACTGTAATcactataaataaaaatcatgatCCTTTTTATCCTATCATTTAGTTATAGAAATTAAAGTTCTTAGATTCTTAAAAAAGCATAGTATTAGAATAAAGTCCTCatgtaattaaaaatcatattaaggCTTAATAGACTTTGTAACATTTTGCTTCttgtcatatatattatatagaagatattttaccaaaaaaaataaaaaaatcatgacGTTTTATCCTACATTCGttgaattatattattaaaataaattctcATAATATGCATGCAGGGGCTCGAGGAACAAACAAAATACGTAAGTTGGTGGAACCacattatcaaaagaaatgaaaacaacaaaataaggTTTTGGAACCTAACTGAATAAGTCTATATCATTTATTCACCGACCCCTTCAGATTTTCCTTTTACTCAATTTGGTGCAATTCCATAATCGTTAAGAAGCAGATATGATATGGTCGGACTTGATTCAATTTGGTTCCACCAActtattatattatatcatGTCCGGGCTGGTGGTCTAGTGGTAAGGAAAGGGACTTAGGATTAATACATTCCACGTTTGATATTTCTGCTACGACAAActtcaacatatttttttggacaCTTACATAGATATGAATCCATTTTTAAAGTCCATTTGAATATCTGGAGAGAGAATTTATCTATAGACATCTCTCCTAAAGATTAGTTTGAGCATCTCCGTAGGCCTAGAATTATACTgagttaataaaaaaaaaggtattctaattaattttccCTCTAGCATGTGCATATGATGAAGaactatttttaatataattcaaCAAGTTATATTTGACTATATTTGTAACGCAAATTAATGCCTAAAGTTTGtgctaatttatatatatatatataattaatcccTCCGACCAATTTTCCGGCATCTTTTTCGGTGAGGTTCTTCACCGAAATGACCGGATTATGGAGTCTTTGGATTCCTTCTAATGAGTACTATAAGATAGTGTATTTACATGTCTAAATTAAAGTTACTATGAATGAGTAATTGAGGTCCAAAGTGGTGAGCTTGAAAGCttgtaataataaataataaccTTTTGTCACACATTGGAAGTTCGTAGATCTtttctctaatatatataatgctaCATATTTAACATGGTTCACTAGCTGTTTGGAAAATGGGATGAGACACTATGGTGTAGGAGATGCAAGTCCTTTATGCAAAACAAGTCACACCCACATGTGAACCATGTTAAAATCCATAGTGTCCTAATACATGCATGTCCTTTATAATAACTCTAATACGTGTGGgtgtaatatattatatggtatccgtacatatataaaactaaaaatataaaacaacgTAACAAACCTAATTCTTAATGTATATTATGTACTATATCATTTAAACATACACCATATAACTCTATCCTTGAAAGTAAAGTTTTAAGCCACGTGTGGTGTACGTATAAAGTTGGCTTTAAGTTTTAAAAGGCTACAAGCAAGAACAACAATGGTTAATTTTCTTGCACATTTCGTCGTAAAATAGATActtaatataaagaaaatgtatgCTACGAAAAATCTATGAATTTCATGAGGAAGAAATCTTACTGtagttaaaaaatttgtattaaataaatgagttactataaactaaaaatataagaatGACCAAAGAGATATGTGGAGAAAGGACCAAACTGAAAATAGTGACAGAAAAATGTCGACATTGGATATTGACTGGGAACGTTGATCTTAGCAAGAACGTTTCATGGAAATTTTGTCATCAATATCAAAATGGATGAGTTCACATGTAATTTCACAGAAAGGAGATCAATGTATGGCTCCACAATATGATTATGAAGTTATGAACAATTACTCCATTGTACCAATTTTCTTCTAATACATCAAGGAAAATGAGAAGCGATTAGTTCATGGAAGCATTGGTCAAAACTAGTCTCAACATCAAAATGGATGAGTTCACATGTAATTTCACAGAAATAGAGATCAATCTTCTCACGAAGTTTTATGTCTGCTAGCACACCATATCAAGTCTCATGGACCAAGATCTTTTAGATCTAATTTTCtcctatatttttttgttatttctctCTAATAGTTCAATCTAGGTATTTTTCAGTAGTGAGCTATCATTTTAGAATTAAATTAACCATtgagaaaaatgatttaaaatgaGCTGTGAATCAAGAAGTTTAAAAGCTAAACTTAAAAAGGAGTTGTAACTATCAGTGTTTGTCCTGAAATGAAATTGTAATGTATGGCTCcacaattatttttgattaaagatATTAGGAACAATCTGTTACACCaattgttttctaataaaaaaaacaaccatgaagagaagaagcaatttCTTGGAAATAGTGATCAAAATTAATGTTTCAATGAGTTCATATGTAACTTCACAACAAAGAGATCAATCTTCGCACGAAGCTTTATCTACTTTGTCGGAAACATATCAACTAATTATAGAAGAAGTTTCATGGAAAATTTGTCATCAAACAAATTCACTGTAACTATCAATATTTGTCTTGATCTCCAAATTTGATGTATGGCTCCACCATTTTTTTATGCTTGTGAGGTTAGGAACAATCCGTTGTACCAATTTTCttctaagaaaaaacaaaaaggaagatGAGAAGTAATTCCTCAAAATTAATGTATCAACATCAAAATGGATGGGTTCACATGTACTTTCAcagaaaagagagatcaaTTCTCACgaagttttatatatgttggcacaaaacaaatcagacGAACCAAATCTTTTCGATCtaattttctcatatttttatatgttcttTCTCATAGTTTATCTAGGTATTTTTGGTAGTACTATCATTTCAAGaacttaaattaacaaaaagaaaacaaaacttaaaatgaGCTGTGAATAAAGAAGTTTAAAACCTTTTACGATTGTCCTGAAATGGAATTTTTAACTATGGCTCCACCATTAGTTTTGATTAAGATACTTTGAACAATCTGTTACACCAATTTTCTTCTAAGATAAAAATACCAATGAAGAGGAGAAGCAATTTCATGCAACTAGTGATCAAACATAATGTTTCAACGTCAAAATAGATAAGTTCATCCAATTTCATAGcaaagaattttattttttttatttttttaagcaAAGAGGTCAATCTTCTCACTTAACTTTATCTCCATTATCGAAAACATATCCATGGCTAGTTTTATTCGTACATTGAAGATTCACGATAGATGACTCTACCTATCCTAcgttatttttaataatttaaaatactGATTTTAGATTAgttactaatatttttatacgaaattttatgtttaaataatttaatgaattaaattcatttttatattgacGGTAAAATAAATACGAGAGATATGTCCaaaagatttaaatttatgttaaaatatgaaactaCTACTATAACTtatatttataacatatatatctaccatgaatttataaatttgattcataaaataaaatttacaattaactttaatttattgttatttaagtttaatttctttgttccaaacattttttaaatagttacCTAGATAGTTTATTCCTATTTATTGTTTGTACTTTCATATTCTGATTATccaaattttctgtttcttaatttaattcctctttattagtttcattcatttttctttttgtttcttagtaTTTCTTCTAGTGGTCACCAATCTAAAACTTCATATAATGCAGTCTAAAAAAGGATCCTTATATGTAAGactaattatgtatttatttattattatatagattttatatttatatttatttgaagaaaaaaggacTTTCAATTGTTCTATTTAAACTTGAAAACTAGCTTGATGATGAACCACTTCTGCCTAGCATCTGTTAAGAGCTACCAGAAAAATCAAGTTCGTCATTTtcacaccttttttttttttttttaaatttctcatCGATCAATTTGTATGGTTTACGATTACGTGCCCTCTAAGCTTTCTCTGTATTTCATGTGATTTTAATTGACAACTTACAAGCTTTAAGTTTCCAGTTTTTCTTCATGTgattatattttccttttctcaaaCATCGTAACCATACACGTATAGCTTTTTCAACGTTTTTATGTTGATCTATTAGCtaataattaacattttaCGTGAAAAATGAAGGGTTTAAGGAAATTTCAGCAAATGGCCAACGATCAGAAGAATAGTGAGTCTTTTCCAGCGAAGGAAGATCATAAGAAGGATGATGCGGCAGCTCCAGCAGAAGTAGACCATAAGGATGAATTCTCGGCATCACAGCCACATCCGGTCGAAAACATAGTTTTAGTTGGGCGTACAGGGAACGGCAAAAGCGCCACGGGGAACAGCATCGTCAGATCAAAGGTGTTTAAGtcgaaaacaaaatcatcaggTGTTACGATGGAATGCCATGCAGTTAAAGCAGTGACACCAGAAGGCCCTATACTCAATGTGATTGACACTCCTGGTACGTTGTGCCATGGGAAAAAGGTCATTAAAATCCTCAACTTattgaaaatgttgatttaatttctcaattctcgacgaaataaaatatatatcaaacttatgttgattttccaaataaatacCCAACTTTTGTTGACataagtttgatatttatttcgtTTGGTCGAGAGTTGAGGATTTACATTAACGCTTTCAATAGTTGAGGATTTTTATGAtagtttttctgttttatcaTTGCACATCTTGACTTTTTTATATGTCATCAGTATGTAACTAATGTGGACTGGGGTTGGTTACAGGTCTATTTGATTTGTCGGTATCTGCTGAATTTATCGGTAAAGAAATAGTTAAATGCCTAACTCTAGCGGATGGAGGGCTACACGCTGTGCTCTTAGTTTTATCTGTAAGGACTCGAATTAGTCAAGAGGAAGAGATGGTACTTAGTACCTTGCAGGTTCTTTTCGGTAGTAAGATTGTTGATTACCTTATCGTTGTTTTCACGGGGGGAGATGTATTGGAAGATGACGGTATGACATTGGAGGATTACTTGGGTGATAACATGCCGGACTTCCTAAAGGTTGGTAATTTGTGATCAAATTTGTGCACTCTACGGAAACAGAGGTTTCAGCTTCGTGACTTATTTATTgcattttctttggtttcagaGAGTTCTCATATTGTGTGGCCAACGAATGATTCTGTTTGATAACAAAACCAAGGATGAtgagaaaaagacaaagcaaGTCCATGAACTTCTCAAACTTATCGACTTGGTCAGAAAGCAGAACAACAATATTCCGTATACCGATGAGATGTACCATATGATAAAGGTTAAAGAGTTTACCacttttgtttccatttgCATCCATCTCTCGCGATGTTTTGAATGCTAAAGAAAGCAAATGGTCTCTCCCTCATcaggaagaaaatgaaaggcacaagaaagaacaagagGAGCTAGAATCAAAAGGGCATTCAGAAGAGCAGCTCGCAGCATTGATGAAGGAGTTACAGATAATGAATGAACGAAACCTCAAGGCAATGGCAGAGATGGTATAAACTCCTCATATTCTTTCACATATAAACATAAGCATAAGTGGTGTTGAAGTTGTCATTaacaatatctttttatttacctcagatggagaaaaatatgaaaatagcTATGGAGGCGCAGGAGAAGCTCTTTGAGCAAAGAGAAAAAGCTCAGGAGATGAGCTACCAGCAAAAAATGGAAATGCAGGAGAAGTTAAAGCAGATGGAAGGACGTATGCGTGCTGAAATGGAAGCGCAAATGCTCAGCCGTCAGCAGTGCAGCATTCTCTGATCATTCACTGTGCGCTCTTCCACCCTCACACTTTGCCTTCTTAATGACAAATAGAGAACCATTGCCTAGACTTTGTGTTTCTAACGCGGAACATTTTCTATGTTCCTCGTTTGAGCATGCTCTTGGACTTTTGGCCTGTTATGAGTCagcttttgcttttctttcattttcatttatgttatttatCTAAATTGATTAGGCCAGTCGTAGCCtaatctttgtttgatttgctACGTATTTTTAGTGTAATAAATATGTGTGTAAGTGTTATGTGAGGTGACAcgtttttatataatttaatagaGAGTCcagaaagagatttttttttctcaatgaaAAGTTTCATTGTGTTGAGTTATGGAGCATAATCTCTCAAGACACACTCGACGCTTTCATTAAGGTATTTCACGTTTTAGTCTATGTTTGTTAACCCTAGGATTTGTATACTTGATTTGAATCAATATCACCTTTTTCTCATTGTAAGAATGAAGAGGCGAAAAGAGCTaagatttgtaatttttgaatattacaagaaaatgttCGATTTTCCTACCGTGTAAAGCCTATGATAATAGTAGGAACAAGCAAGTTCCtacaatttttcttacaaaaaaatatgtataagtAGTGTTACGTAGAAAATCGAGAATGACAGGAAGTTCGTCGCAAATTTCTTACCGACTGAAAACGTGGAAGAAAAATGGTAATAAAGTTCCCGACGAATTTCTTACCATTCTCTTTGAAGAGAAAACAGTTCCTCCCATTTTCCTAccaataattatgtttttaattaaagaaagcTGCAATAGCGAAGTTCTTGCTTACCGTTTTACATATTTCCTTATGTCTCTTTTAtggtttcatttctttttttgttgcatttaGTGGTTAATTTGTGACTTCTTGAACTTTATAACTCCAAGGGAATTATTTGTGGTATTTTAGTTGCGTTTTGGAGTCATTTCATTGGCATTTGGCAAGATAGGCGGATTCCAAACACAAGAGGATAAAACGAGCCAAGAATGAGTTTGAAACATATAACCCATCAAGtcaacacaaaacaaaaattagaaaactgaTAAACCGAAATTTGACCAGAATCAAAAGATCGAAAATATGCACATGCATGCGTCTTATTGTCTATGATTAGAAAACCATATGGTGATATGACAAAGAGGGCCCTTACCAAAAGAGTTTTCTAACTGTCACCAA
This sequence is a window from Arabidopsis thaliana chromosome 1 sequence. Protein-coding genes within it:
- the AIG1 gene encoding P-loop containing nucleoside triphosphate hydrolases superfamily protein; translated protein: MMNHFCLASVKSYQKNQGLRKFQQMANDQKNSESFPAKEDHKKDDAAAPAEVDHKDEFSASQPHPVENIVLVGRTGNGKSATGNSIVRSKVFKSKTKSSGVTMECHAVKAVTPEGPILNVIDTPGLFDLSVSAEFIGKEIVKCLTLADGGLHAVLLVLSVRTRISQEEEMVLSTLQVLFGSKIVDYLIVVFTGGDVLEDDGMTLEDYLGDNMPDFLKRVLILCGQRMILFDNKTKDDEKKTKQVHELLKLIDLVRKQNNNIPYTDEMYHMIKEENERHKKEQEELESKGHSEEQLAALMKELQIMNERNLKAMAEMMEKNMKIAMEAQEKLFEQREKAQEMSYQQKMEMQEKLKQMEGRMRAEMEAQMLSRQQCSIL
- the AIG1 gene encoding P-loop containing nucleoside triphosphate hydrolases superfamily protein (AVRRPT2-INDUCED GENE 1 (AIG1); FUNCTIONS IN: GTP binding; INVOLVED IN: response to bacterium; EXPRESSED IN: 11 plant structures; EXPRESSED DURING: 8 growth stages; CONTAINS InterPro DOMAIN/s: AIG1 (InterPro:IPR006703); BEST Arabidopsis thaliana protein match is: Avirulence induced gene (AIG1) family protein (TAIR:AT1G33950.1); Has 4495 Blast hits to 3349 proteins in 353 species: Archae - 20; Bacteria - 338; Metazoa - 1675; Fungi - 168; Plants - 255; Viruses - 14; Other Eukaryotes - 2025 (source: NCBI BLink).) — its product is MANDQKNSESFPAKEDHKKDDAAAPAEVDHKDEFSASQPHPVENIVLVGRTGNGKSATGNSIVRSKVFKSKTKSSGVTMECHAVKAVTPEGPILNVIDTPGLFDLSVSAEFIGKEIVKCLTLADGGLHAVLLVLSVRTRISQEEEMVLSTLQVLFGSKIVDYLIVVFTGGDVLEDDGMTLEDYLGDNMPDFLKRVLILCGQRMILFDNKTKDDEKKTKQVHELLKLIDLVRKQNNNIPYTDEMYHMIKEENERHKKEQEELESKGHSEEQLAALMKELQIMNERNLKAMAEMMEKNMKIAMEAQEKLFEQREKAQEMSYQQKMEMQEKLKQMEGRMRAEMEAQMLSRQQCSIL